A single window of Coffea eugenioides isolate CCC68of chromosome 7, Ceug_1.0, whole genome shotgun sequence DNA harbors:
- the LOC113777858 gene encoding uncharacterized protein LOC113777858, whose protein sequence is MREDYETEEKKQAAADVLFHYSKFVMACIGNQVRPCDLRLHLMKEVSGLPTKLKKESARMATSPDAVGESSSSGTSRLDKTESFRAL, encoded by the exons ATGAGGGAAGACTACGAG ACTGAAGAAAAGAAGCAAGCTGCTGCTGATGTTCTGTTTCATTATTCCAAATTTGTTATGGCGTGTATTGGGAACCAAGTTCGACCCTGTGACTTGAGATTGCATTTGATGAAG GAGGTTTCAGGGTTGCCCACAAAACTAAAGAAGGAATCAGCTCGTATGGCCACTTCCCCTGATGCAGTGGGAGAGTCATCCAGTTCTGGCACTTCCAGGCTTGACAAAACAGAGAGTTTTAGAGCACTGTAG
- the LOC113778102 gene encoding protein POLLENLESS 3-LIKE 2 yields the protein MLQDMWNAPPGFRPTKSAPSSPAKPLGVSRTRSESFHVAHKVPVGDTPYVRAKNVQLVDKDPEKAIPLFWAAINAGDRVDSALKDMAIVMKQQNRAEEAIEAIKSLRSRCSDQAQEALDNILLDLYKRCGRLDDQIGLLRHKLYLIQQGMAFNGKRTKTARSQGKKFQVSVDQEATRLLGNLGWALMQQNNYIEAEDAYRRALLIAPDNNKMCNLGICLMKQGRIAEAKENLRRVKPAVADGPRGIDSHLKAYERAQQMLRDLESEMMNKGGDRVEQSKLFDAFLGSSAIWQPQPCKEQSNVSTADSSNHHRDEYADENISSNLIQNQMVPPVQKNVKSSVVYGNSLNIDAPPFYFSKSSKDPIGSQFPETLKRTRSGNAANSARAKTMGELMMISSLEPEQKVRKQSISPEKDSDRLADLLPDSKDFEEAILAAVLGSGDESGKFLESRNDAGVSQQKVDKRLKVFQDITLSLSPRA from the exons ATGTTGCAAGATATGTGGAATGCACCTCCTGGATTCAGACCCACGAAATCCGCTCCTTCATCTCCTGCTAAGCCTCTCGGGGTCTCCAGAACTCGCTCTGAATCCTTCCATGTCGCTCACAAAGTCCCAGTGGGTGACACCCCTTACGTCAGAGCCAAAAATGTCCAA TTAGTGGATAAGGATCCAGAAAAAGCCATACCATTATTTTGGGCAGCCATTAATGCTGGAGATAGAGTAGATAGTGCTTTGAAAGATATGGCAATTGTAATGAAGCAGCAGAATAGGGCAGAAGAAGCTATTGAAGCTATTAAGTCACTGAGAAGTCGGTGTTCTGATCAAGCTCAAGAGGCTCTCGACAACATCTTGTTAGACCTCTACAAG AGATGTGGGAGATTGGATGACCAGATAGGATTGTTAAGGCATAAGTTATACTTAATTCAACAAGGAATGGCCTTTAACGGGAAGCGCACAAAGACAGCAAGATCTCAAGGGAAGAAATTTCAGGTGTCTGTTGACCAAGAAGCCACCCGATTACTG GGGAACCTGGGATGGGCATTAATGCAGCAAAACAACTATATTGAAGCTGAAGATGCTTACCGGAGGGCATTATTGATTGCACCGGACAATAATAAGATGTGCAATTTGGGCATCTGTTTAATGAAACAAGGGAGAATAGCTGAGGCCAAAGAGAATCTCAGGAGAGTCAAACCAGCAGTGGCTGATGGCCCTAGAGGCATCGATTCACATCTTAAGGCTTATGAGAGAGCTCAGCAAATGCTCCGGGATCTTGAGTCTGAGATGATGAATAAAGGTGGAGATAGGGTAGAACAGAGCAAGTTGTTTGATGCATTCCTGGGTTCTTCAGCAATCTGGCAGCCTCAGCCTTGTAAAGAGCAGAGCAATGTGTCGACTGCAGATTCTTCTAATCACCACCGGGACGAATATGCTGATGAGAATATCAGTTCTAACCTAATACAGAACCAAATGGTTCCTCCTGTACAGAAAAATGTCAAATCAAGTGTTGTTTATGGGAATTCACTCAACATTGATGCACCgccattttatttttcaaaatcttcCAAGGATCCAATCGGTTCTCAGTTTCCAGAAACACTCAAGAGAACAAGATCTGGAAATGCTGCTAACTCGGCTAGAGCAAAGACAATGGGAGAGTTGATGATGATATCATCCCTAGAGCCAGAACAAAAGGTCCGAAAGCAATCAATTTCGCCAGAGAAAGATTCCGATAGGCTGGCAGATTTGCTACCAGATAGCAAGGACTTTGAAGAGGCAATACTAGCCGCGGTATTAGGTTCAGGCGATGAGTCTGGGAAATTTTTGGAATCCAGGAATGATGCAGGAGTATCTCAGCAAAAGGTTGATAAAAGGTTGAAGGTCTTTCAGGACATCACGCTGTCTTTGAGTCCAAGGGCTTAA
- the LOC113778147 gene encoding L-ascorbate peroxidase 3 codes for MAAPVVDAEYRKEIERARRNLRALISSKNCAPIMLRLAWHDAGTYDAKTKTGGPNGSIRNEVELKHAANNGLKIAVDLCEDIKAKHPKITYADLYQLAGVVAVEVTGGPTIDFVPGRKDSVVCPEEGRLPDAKEGVSHLRDVFYRMGLSDQDIVALSGGHTLGRAHLERSGFDGPWTYEPLKFDNSYFFELLKGDSEGLLKLPTDKALVEDPEFRRFVEIYAKDQEAFFRDYAASHKKLSELGFNPPSSRFKLAQAAFGVAVAATVVILSYFYEINRRAK; via the exons ATGGCGGCACCGGTGGTGGATGCAGAGTACAGGAAGGAAATAGAGAGGGCTCGCAGAAACCTTAGAGCTCTCATTTCCTCCAAGAACTGCGCCCCTATCATGCTCCGCTTAGC GTGGCACGACGCGGGGACTTATGATGCTAAAACAAAGACAGGAGGGCCTAATGGATCAATCAGGAACGAGGTAGAATTGAAGCATGCTGCCAATAACGGCTTGAAAATTGCAGTCGACCTATGTG AGGACATAAAAGCTAAACatccaaaaattacatatgCTGACCTCTATCAG CTGGCTGGTGTTGTAGCAGTTGAGGTAACTGGAGGCCCTACCATTGATTTTGTCCCAGGTAGAAAG GACTCTGTGGTTTGTCCGGAAGAAGGCCGCCTTCCTGATGCTAAGGAAG GTGTATCACATTTAAGAGATGTCTTCTACAGGATGGGTCTTTCTGATCAGGATATTGTGGCGCTCTCTGGGGGCCACACATTG GGTAGGGCTCATCTAGAGCGATCTGGTTTTGATGGACCTTGGACATATGAACCTCTGAAATTTGACAACTCATATTTCTT CGAGCTTCTGAAAGGCGATTCAGAAGGCCTTTTGAAACTTCCCACAGATAAAGCTCTGGTAGAGGACCCTGAATTTCGTCGATTTGTGGAGATTTATGCAAAG GATCAGGAGGCATTCTTCAGAGATTATGCAGCCTCACATAAGAAACTTTCAGAGCTTGGATTCAACCCACCTTCCTCTCGTTTCAAATTAGCCCAAGCTGCATTTGGAGTAGCTGTTGCTGCAACTGTAGTCATCTTGAGTTACTTCTACGAAATTAACAGAAGAGCCAAGTAA